The DNA window TTCATTGTAGATATTACTACTGCAGTTAATGATCAGACAGCTGAAATACCAACTGATTTCGGTTTAGCTCAAAATTATCCTAACCCTTTTAATCCATCAACCAAAATTGAATATCAGTTGCCACAAACAGTGAATGTTAAGATTGTGATCTACAATGTTTATGGACAATTGGTTCGCACATTGGTCGATAAGAAATCACAGCCAGGTTATTTCAAAATTGAATGGAATGGGTTGGATAATTTCGGCAATAAAGCCGCAAGTGGTATTTATATTTACCGCATAGAAGCAAAAGGAACGGATACAAAGCTATTCACAGTTACGAAAAAAATGATGCTTTTGAAATAAAGTCGGGATTCAAAAAAAATGGGGGAAGCTAAACAAACTAAAATTATTTTTTTAGATTTTTTTGTTCGATCTTTGCCCAGGAATCACGCAGGGTTACCGTTCGGTTAAAAACCAGTTTTCCCGGAGATGAATCAGGGTCGACACAAAAATACCCTTGTCGTTCAAATTGAAAGCGTTCTCCATGCTTAGCATTGGAAAGGCTTGGTTCCAAAAAACACGATGTCAGAACTTCCAAAGAGTTAGGATTTAAGAACTCTTTGAAATTCTTTTCTTTATGCCCACTGGGATTTTCAACAGTAAACAAACGATCGTATAGTCGTACTTCAGCGGTTATCGCATGCTGAGCTGATACCCAATGGAGGGTTCCCTTTACTCTTCGTCCATCCGGTGACCAGCCACCCCGCGTCTCCGGATCGTAAGTGCAGTGAAGTTCTACAATCTCGTCCTGGTCATCTTTGACAATATCAGTGCATGTAATATAATATGCATAACGCAGCCTAACTTCACGGCCTGGAGCGAGACGGAAAAACTTTTTTGGCGGGTCTTCGCGAAAGTCTTCCCTTTCGATGTAGATCACTCTTGAAAAAGGCACTTTTCTTTTTCCCATGCTCTCATCTTCGGGATTGTTGACCGCATCCAGCTCTTCGGTTTTGTTTTCAGGATAATTATCAATAATTACCTTCAAGGGTCGAAGAACTCCCATTACCCTGGCAGTATGCTTGTTCAAATCTTCCCGGACGCAGTTTTCCAATACCGCTAACTCTATCAAACTATTGAACTTGGCAATTCCTATACGATCACAAAAATTGCGGATCGATACAGGTGTGTAGCCGCGTCTGCGAAAACCGGAAATGGAAGGCATGCGAGGATCGTCCCAACCATTCACATTATCATTTTCGACCAACTCCAAAAGCATACGTTTGCTTAGTACCGTATAGCTTAGATTGAGACGGGCAAATTCGATCTGTTGTGGATGGAAAATCTTCAATTCATCGAGAAGCCAGTCATATAACGGTCTATGGTTTACGAACTCCAAGGTGCAAAGCGAGTGGGTAACTCCTTCAATAGAATCCGATTGTCCATGAGCAAAATCATAGGTTGGATAAATACACCATTTATCGCCGGTGCGGTGGTGTTCAGTGTGTAAAATGCGATAAAGAACCGGATCACGCATGTTAATAATAGGAGATGACATATCGATTTTTGCACGCAATACATGTGTCCCATTCGGAAATTCGCCAGCCCGCATACGCGCAAATAAATCTAAATTCTCGTCCTCAGATCGGTTACGGTATGGGCTATTCTTACCCGACTCAGTCAATGTTCCGCGATATTCCCTGATTTCATCTGCGCTCAGGCTGTCCACATATGCTTTACCATCTTTGATGAGTTGTACAGCAAATTGGTAGAGTTGGTCAAAATAATCGGAAGCATAATACTCGCGATCTTCCCAATCGAAACCGAGCCAACGTATGTCTTCTTTTATGGATTCAACATATTCTTGCTCTTCTTTAGTCGGATTGGTGTCATCGAAACGTAGATTGCAAATACCGTTTTGGTTTTCCAGGGCAATGCCAAAATTGAGACAAAATGATTTGGCATGTCCAATATGTAAGTAACCATTGGGTTCGGGTGGAAAGCGAGTCATAACCCGTCCGTCATTTTTATTCGCTTTCAAGTCTTCTGCAATGATGTTCCGGATGAAATCGGAAGAAATTCGCTCATTCTCGCTCATACTGCTCTCAATCAATTAGGTATATTCCATAATAAAAAATTCATTAGCGAATGATACTAAAAGATTTGGTTTTTGGCAAAACAAACAGCTGTGTTGTGAACTTCGGTGAACTTGTGTTCGAATTTAGCATATTCTACAATTATATGTTCTTGCCAAATGTCAGCCTGTGGCCATTCAAATCAAATAAATTCAAAATCACGCATGCCATAATCACGGTTGGCAGGTTCCTGCATATTTACAATACCTTTCTGTTTAAATTCATGATAAACCGCATCCACATCATAAACAAAAATGAATAGTTGGTTAGGTTAAATTCCAACAGACCTGTTTTCTACTTTTGTAAAGTGGATTCCAATATCATCCCGCTTCACAACAGAATAATAAGGTGGATTGCCATATGTGAATGTGATGACAAAACCCAGGTAATCTTTATAATAATTTGCTGTTTCTATGACATCCGGAACAGGAAATACTGGCGAAGAATGGCCGAATAATTTTGGATTTGAAATCATATTGATTCTCTTAATGTTAATTGACCTTAACTTCTCCTCTTATATCGCAGCTTAGTATTTGCGGCAACTAGTCCAATGTTGCATTTCTGATCAAATCTTGCAATTGCCAATAATCACTACGGACCGGCAATGCGCTTCTCATATTCCTCAAAACTTTTTGTATTGGTTTCTTGTTCGAAAATAGTTCCTAATGCATTGAAATCCCAATTGTTGTAAACCCAGTATTCTCCCGGATTCTGACTACCGTGCGGTGGTTTACCATCCCTGGTTTGCGGACTTTCTGCAGCTGCCGGCAGATAAATCCCGGACCTGGCTTTTAATAGATCGGAAATTTTTGCATGCTTTTCTGTTTCTGTCAAAGGATTTGGAGTGTCATCAATATTTAAGTCAGCCAGTGTCTTGTTCAAGTCAATATTACCGAGATCTACATGTATACCATACATCGCACTGAGATAGCTTTTGCGAATCGAATGTACGAGGTATTTATATTCGATTTCACCCCAGGATGCGATAATATAGCCGTCATACAATACTAAGACTGCGGCGAACCAATTTCCTTGGAGAATTGTTCGGCCTCGTTTAATTTTGCCTCTGACCAGTCTAATTCTTCCGGGTTGGCCGTATCCAGCCAGGCCAATTCGATGTCACTGAAATTATTGGAGAGATCTTTGGAACAATGGGTTAAAAAGGAAAAAAGAAGACAGTACAGGATAATTCGCATTTAATTTCTACTCAAATTATTCATCAAGGTTCTCCAGCATTCTTTTTGATTAAAAAGCTACAGACAAAATATCTGTGCAAACATATTACCGGCTGCAGTTTCACGTCTTACGTTTTATGAAAATAGTAAAAAATTAGGTAATCGCAAAATAAAGAATGGAGGACCGAAATATTTTGTCTTGATTTTGAATAACAAAAGGATATATCATGGTTCTAGGTATTGTGATAATTCAAAAGGGAATTATGTGGAAGTTGTAAAAAGTTTAGTGGACGCAGGCGCTAAAATTCAGGAGTTTATGATTCGGGAAGCTTCGGAGGAGGTGGGTAGGGTTTAGATAGATTTTCAATCGAAGAGGTAATATTAGTTTTATAATTTGCTTGTAGAATCATTTAATTAATAGAGATTTTTATATCCATGACGATGCATTAATGTATCAAATAAAGCTTTAAACTTTGCCATAACTGTAATTGAATCGGAAAGATTCATAAATTCATAATCAAGTGGAGAAACTACTTGTTTGGTTTTTACGTCCTCCCATGGATATTCAGGATTTGGCTTTGGCATTCCACTTCCTGCCGGAGCAAGATTCTCAATCATATCTGCTACTGGTATTAGACTGTCTATAAAATATCCAAATGCTTCGTGCTTTCCTTTAAAACCAAGCATATTTCTAATTTGAGGTAAACGCTTAATTGTTCGTAAATATCTTACTAACACAAAATGTGTCTTTTTTTCAGGTGGCTTATTTCCTTTACATAATTGAGATTTTGAAAATTTTTCAGTTGCCATTTGTAAATAATGCAATTGATGGCAAACAGGTTTTCTGTTTTTGGGTTTTTGGAATTCCTGGTAAATACTATAATCCGAAAACGCTTGTTTTAAATAGGCATCTTTCCAAGTCATTAATCGATCTCGAGTTCTTGCGCATCGTCCCAACTTCCCCAGTCATCAGGAAGTGATATTTTTTTAAATTCATCGCTTCGAATAATCGCAACTCCGGAAGGTAACGGCAAATCATCCTTTGGTGAAGCATCGAAGTAAAATGGTTCTACAATTTTACTGCCTGATATGACAAAATCATCTTCAATTTCAACAAGTCGAACTTCATCATCATTTGGAAACCAGAATATTTTCTTTATTTGAGGTTCACTCTTTTTATTGTCCTTCGCAAGCTTTATGGCTTGTTCTTCCACTTCTTTTCTTCCCATTTAATTCCCTTTCATTTTAAAATTATAATTTATTTATTTAAAGTATTTCATCCCCTAAGTCGATTTCTGATTTCTTTGAATACTTGTTTGCCATCTACGATTTCGATTTTGCCATCTTCATATTCTATTACACGTTTTTTCGCTTCTTCAGCCCTAAGACGATTTACTTCTGTTTGTATTGTCATTATTAAGATTTTCTAATAGTCTCACCACTAATTCTGCCCTATCTCCACGTGGAAGAAGAAGAGCTTCTTTTACAAATTTTTGAGCTAACTCAGTCATGTTCAACCATACTTCAATATCTCTGCTCTCGAAAATAAATAAATTTAGGTTGGCATACAATAGTTATCTACACTTAGCATGTTAATTATGAACAAGATAAACATTCTAAAATGATTTTTGTTATGAGAATTCGAAATCAACAAGTTAGCCGTGGAGCTTAACTCCATTATGGATGATGAAACAAAAAGTAAGGTTTTTTATATCTTGGCCATGCTGTAAAACCTGTCTAATTCTTCACCAGCTGAACCAATTCTGATTTTACTTTTGCTGGTACTACCTTATCAACCTCGATTATATCACATTTATTGAATCGAGCAAAATCAATCAATTTTTTAGAAAATAGGGGTAAAAGTTCATCAAAGGAATTAAACTCAGGTTCAAAAACTAAGTTGAGGATTTTTAGAACAGCATTCTTCCTATCTGCTTTTACATCCATTCGTCCCACAAAAACCTCACCCCATAAGATTGGCAAAACAAAATAGCCATATTTTCTTTTGGTGGCTGGAGTATAGCATTCCAAAGCATAATTAAATCCAAACAAAAGCTTTGTTCGTTCACGCTGGATAATCAAATTGTCAAAAGGAGAAAGGATAAAAACAGTAGGAAGGACTTGTTTAAGGTTTGAAATGGTTTCAATATTTCCTTTCATAGTGTAGAATTTTGCCTCGATCCCTTCAATTTTTAATGGAATGACGTTACCGCTGTGAACAATCTCTTTGAGATATGAAGATATCATTTTTTTATTGGCAGCAAGAAAATGAAAATCTCGTGAAGACTCTGGCTGCATAAAAAGTCTAATCTCTTTTTCTTGTGCTACACCGAAGGCACTTAAGGCCCGGCCAACTAAGAATTCGCAGATTTCATGATTAGCGGGAATTGTAATGTCTATATTTCCTGGGATCACTCTTTCTGTTAAATCATAATACTTCTGTAAATTATTTCGTCTGGAAACCATTAAATCTCCCCGCCAAAAGAGCAGCTCCAATGTAACTCCCATAGCTTTCTTGTAATCCTCTGAATTCTTATCATTCGAGCTTGCTTCAAACTCTTTGATGCTCAATGGGCCTTCATTCCGGATTCGTTCCAGCACTGGTTGAATAAAAGGTTCACCTTGATTTTGTAGAATCTGAACCCATTTGGTTTTTGGATTTCTGAAATTATCCATCCTGGGAATGAAGTAACGGTAATCAGTCATAGGTAAATAAGAAAGCGCATGACCCCAATATTCAAAAATAAGCCGGTCTTTTGCTTGTAGTTCATTCAGGTACCTGGCATCATAATCCGGCAATCGTGTCCATAATGTGTGGTGGTGTGCGCGTTCAATAACAGATAGTGGATCGATTTGCACATAACCCAATTTGTTTATAGATTGGAGGACACCCTCTTTTCCTTTTTCTGATTTTACCTTGCCAGAAAGGAGTTGAGACTGCAAAACTAGTCTTCGAGCTAATTGGATGGATATTTTTACTTCTTTCACTGATTCATCTAAATTTGTCAGGTACTTTCTTTTGTATTCATGTTTGAATTTATTATGTAAAAAACATGGGGAAGGCTTGCATAAATGATGTCTTTCTCATATTTAAATCCAATCTTTTCGATGACCCGCTTCGATGCAAGATTAGAAGGCAATGTAAAGGAAACAGTATCCGGCAACCTGAATTTTTCAAATCCAATCGATAATATTGCTGTCGCCATTTCGGTGGCTAAGCCTTTGCCAAAGTATTCAAATCGCAAAGTCATAAGCCAATTCGATTTCGGGATTGCCTTCTATTTCAGTATTGTGCAGACCGGCTCGACCAACAAACCGATTTTCTACCTTGTTTCGAAACATCACAAACCATAAGTCATCGAGGTGCAATCGTCTTGCAGACATTCGATCCGTGGCAAATATTTCGATGGATTTGTCTAATATATTTCAAATGGAATTTCAGATAGAGTTCTTTTAACAATTGAAAATATACGGTGGATTGCTATATTTTCCAAGCAATAAGAGTTATTTATGCATTAGAGTGATAAACCCCGAATCTGTTTTGTAGAAAATGAAAGCGCTTAGATTACATCAACTCAAACTTTTTCATCAACCAAATTCCCTAAATTATTTTCACTTGGAGAACTTTCTAAATGCGGAATGCGCCGAATGATTTCTCCAGTATTTGTATCTACAACGTTAACAACAATATGGTTAGGGCTGTTGTTTATTTCGTATTCAAGGTAAGCATTCTTCTTCAAAATTTAATTTAGGTTCGCTGGTTCTACAGAGTATTGAGGTTTTAACTTCAAAGAACTTGATAAATCGGATGGAACATCCATTCTCTCCAACTTATATCGTAATTTACCACGATTGATTCGCAATAACTTGGCAGTTTTGCTAATATTCCCATTGGCCTTTTCCAAAGCACTCAAGATGAGGCCGCGCTCTACTTCTTCTATTGAAATACCCTCATCTGGAATTTCAAACCTGTTAAATTCTATAGATTTGTTGGTTGTATTTATGACAGGCTCTATAATTTCATGGCGTTTTTCTTTTCGATAATCCAACGATATATCATCAGGTTCAATCCACTCATCACTTTCAACCAATACTGCTCTTTCAATTGAATTTTTTAATTGTCTAATATTACCAGGCCATGGATAATTTTGAACATTCTCAATTGCAGATGGTGACAAACCCTTTACTTGCCGGTCAAATTCTCTGTTGTAATGGTCAATAAAGTGCTGGGCTAAAATAAGAACATCTTTACCGCGTTCCCTAAGTGGGGGTATCGTAATTTCACAAACATTTAAACGATAATACAGATCTTCTCTGAATTTGCCTGCTTTGACCGCTTCTTTGAGATCTGCATTTGTCGCCGCAATAATTCGCGTAGAAATTTCGACTTCTTTGAGCCCGCTTATCCTTCGAAATCTTTTTGTTTCTACAGCTTTTAATATTTTTATTTGAAAATTTGACGTAATATCGCCAATCTCGTCAAGAAAAATGGATCCACTGTTGGCTAACTCAAACAATCCTTTTTTACTTATATGGGCGCCGGTAAATGCTCCCTTTTCATACCCGAACAATTCCGATTCCAATAATGTCTCGGGAATTGCTGCACAGTTGATATCCACAAACGGTTGGTTCGCAGCGTCACTATGATTATGAATCAACCGAGCAAATAATTCTTTCCCTGTGCCACTTTCTCCAGTGATCAAAGTTGTAATTGAAGAAGTTCGAGCAATTTTCTTAGCTGTGTTGATTACCTCAATAATTTGAGGCGACTCACCGATTATTTCATGCTCAAACTTGTTTAGGCCTTTGGTTGTATTTGCCATTTTATCATTCCCTACTAAATCTGAATAATAGAAACATTAAATATTAAGACTTTCATTTAATCCATCTGCTACTAAATTAAAACTTATTACTGTTAAAGCGATAAAAATCCCTGGGAAAGTCGCAATCCACC is part of the candidate division KSB1 bacterium genome and encodes:
- a CDS encoding glutamine--tRNA ligase/YqeY domain fusion protein, giving the protein MSENERISSDFIRNIIAEDLKANKNDGRVMTRFPPEPNGYLHIGHAKSFCLNFGIALENQNGICNLRFDDTNPTKEEQEYVESIKEDIRWLGFDWEDREYYASDYFDQLYQFAVQLIKDGKAYVDSLSADEIREYRGTLTESGKNSPYRNRSEDENLDLFARMRAGEFPNGTHVLRAKIDMSSPIINMRDPVLYRILHTEHHRTGDKWCIYPTYDFAHGQSDSIEGVTHSLCTLEFVNHRPLYDWLLDELKIFHPQQIEFARLNLSYTVLSKRMLLELVENDNVNGWDDPRMPSISGFRRRGYTPVSIRNFCDRIGIAKFNSLIELAVLENCVREDLNKHTARVMGVLRPLKVIIDNYPENKTEELDAVNNPEDESMGKRKVPFSRVIYIEREDFREDPPKKFFRLAPGREVRLRYAYYITCTDIVKDDQDEIVELHCTYDPETRGGWSPDGRRVKGTLHWVSAQHAITAEVRLYDRLFTVENPSGHKEKNFKEFLNPNSLEVLTSCFLEPSLSNAKHGERFQFERQGYFCVDPDSSPGKLVFNRTVTLRDSWAKIEQKNLKK
- a CDS encoding serine hydrolase — encoded protein: MYDGYIIASWGEIEYKYLVHSIRKSYLSAMYGIHVDLGNIDLNKTLADLNIDDTPNPLTETEKHAKISDLLKARSGIYLPAAAESPQTRDGKPPHGSQNPGEYWVYNNWDFNALGTIFEQETNTKSFEEYEKRIAGP
- a CDS encoding YcaQ family DNA glycosylase, with product MKEVKISIQLARRLVLQSQLLSGKVKSEKGKEGVLQSINKLGYVQIDPLSVIERAHHHTLWTRLPDYDARYLNELQAKDRLIFEYWGHALSYLPMTDYRYFIPRMDNFRNPKTKWVQILQNQGEPFIQPVLERIRNEGPLSIKEFEASSNDKNSEDYKKAMGVTLELLFWRGDLMVSRRNNLQKYYDLTERVIPGNIDITIPANHEICEFLVGRALSAFGVAQEKEIRLFMQPESSRDFHFLAANKKMISSYLKEIVHSGNVIPLKIEGIEAKFYTMKGNIETISNLKQVLPTVFILSPFDNLIIQRERTKLLFGFNYALECYTPATKRKYGYFVLPILWGEVFVGRMDVKADRKNAVLKILNLVFEPEFNSFDELLPLFSKKLIDFARFNKCDIIEVDKVVPAKVKSELVQLVKN
- a CDS encoding flagellar protein FlaG, translating into MKKNAYLEYEINNSPNHIVVNVVDTNTGEIIRRIPHLESSPSENNLGNLVDEKV
- a CDS encoding sigma-54-dependent Fis family transcriptional regulator; its protein translation is MANTTKGLNKFEHEIIGESPQIIEVINTAKKIARTSSITTLITGESGTGKELFARLIHNHSDAANQPFVDINCAAIPETLLESELFGYEKGAFTGAHISKKGLFELANSGSIFLDEIGDITSNFQIKILKAVETKRFRRISGLKEVEISTRIIAATNADLKEAVKAGKFREDLYYRLNVCEITIPPLRERGKDVLILAQHFIDHYNREFDRQVKGLSPSAIENVQNYPWPGNIRQLKNSIERAVLVESDEWIEPDDISLDYRKEKRHEIIEPVINTTNKSIEFNRFEIPDEGISIEEVERGLILSALEKANGNISKTAKLLRINRGKLRYKLERMDVPSDLSSSLKLKPQYSVEPANLN